acaggcatgagcactgcacctagcctctctcataattttttaaataaaaaatgtcttcCTCTTTCTGAAATCACTACTACATTCTCACAACTACCCTGGTTGTTAATGGTCTCTTCTCTTGAAATAGTAAATACCTTGAGGAATCCAGCTTGGTAATAGATTCTAGTTTGGGCTCTTAACGATACATGTaggttttacttttattatttgtgGTGTCTTTGAAAGAGGAACAGCTGTGCTTTTGTCAAGAGAAAGATTTAATCCAGCACATATTGATGACAATACCAAATTGGGTACCAGTTGTTTTAATTCCATCTGAACTTGTGTATAATATTATGATAACTTTCCATCTTGTTCTTAAGAGTGCCATTCTAaatccttcatccctttattcgcctttttcttcaaatttacTTATCTCTCTaccaagaaaatatgaataaattgaCTGTTCTCTTGTTTCTAAATCCAACTTCTGGCATCTTTACAGTTAGCTAGATTTGCCATTCATAAATGAAGTACAGTACTAGCTGGCCACTAGTGAAGTACTGGCATAATTGAATGTGCTTATAGCATCCTGCCTGATTGAACATCCCTGTGGCACAGGTGTTCTGCATCTTTAAAAGCCTCTTGTTACCAGGGAGCAGCTTTGACTTTTCACACCGGGTGTACATTTGGTACAAGCAGTGAATGAAGGTGAtgcatgaataaatatttgtgtccAGCCCACACATCTGCTTCTTTCGGTCTCTAGTGAGTTCatcctggtttttttgttttgttttgttttccagctgCTGTGACTTACTCGAAGCCTCGATTGGCCACATTTTGGTACTACGCCAAGGTTGAGCTGGTTCCTCCCACCCCTGCTGAGATCCCTAGAGCTATTCAGAGCCTGAAAAAAATAGTCAATAGTGCTCAGACTGGTAGCTTCAAACAGCTCACAGTTAAGGTAACCATGGGCTAAATGAAAACGGATGTGCATAACAGAAAATGTCTTCCCTTGGgatttttctgattgttttgatTAATATATATGTTTCCAATGAGGCTGAATCCAacataatgaggaaaaaaattttgACTGCTGAGGAAGATACTTACTTTTCTAATTTTGTCACCTGGGTAGAAATAATTAGCCCATTTTATGTCTTAGTTTCCTAACAGTCTTAAACCTAGCAAAAAGGTGACCATTTttattgggaattttttttttcctttcctatattAGACAGTATACTAAAATATGGCTTGCTTTGCTGAGTCTGTACTTTTTTCATCTGTAGTCCTGAGATTGTCCCCAGTTCAGCCAAAACATCTCTTGAACTATGTCACAGTCAGGAAGCTAACACTTCTTATATGTAAGATAAAAATACCAAACCTGGTTTATTGAATTCTGTGAAGATAAAATCTAAAAACTGTAAGAATTGGAACTTGCAGCCACGCGCAGTCacttcctgcctgtaatcccagtactttgggagtccaaagtaagtaggaggatcgcttgaggccaggagttcaagaccagcccagacaacatagcaaggccctatctctacccaaaatagtgaaaaaaatgtgccaggtgtggtggcatgcacctgtagtcccaactacttgggaggctgaggcgagaggatcgcttgagcccaggagttagaggaggcagtgagctatgattgtgtcactgcctgggtgacagagtgagaccctgtctcttaaggaaaaaaggccggacctggtggctcacacctgtaatcccagcactttgggaggccgaggcgggcagatcacgaggtcaggagatcgagaccatcctggctaatacagtgaaaccccgtctctactgaaaatacaaaaaattagccaggcgtggtggcgggcacctgtagtcccagctcctcgggaggctgaggcaggagaatggtgtgaacccgggaggcagagtttgcagtgagccgagatcgcaccactgcacaccagcctgggtaacagagcgagactccgtctcaaaaaaaaaaaaaaagggaaaaaaagaactgGAACTTGGATTTTATTTGCATGATCCAAGCACAGAGTACACAAAGCCTAAATGATTGCTAATTTTAGAGCCTACATCCTGGGAAGTATGGTTGTTTTTCAGAAGACTTCCATAAACTTCTGGTCTAATTTGATGGGGAAAATTCACTTCCAGAAGTACTGAAAGGAAAAGGTCTAGTTTTGTTAGGGAAAGTTATTTTTTCAACTAGAATTTCAAGATCCATATTCTAGCTCCATGTATTAATAACAGTGCTTTCCTGAACCAGATGTGTATATTTCTCCTTGGGGCAGTAAAATGTTGATATGAATACCAGATACTTGGTCAGAGTTAAGTCAAATACTAAATGAATAAAAGTGAGGTCTAAAGGGGGAAGACAGCACTTCATCTTTCAGCAGATTTTCTTTTGCCAGacaaaaatgtctattcagagaCTCGGCCTTCCTAGAGCCATCCTTTCATATGAATGCCCTGTCTAAATGCACCAGCTATATCCAGGATGTGGGTTGTTTTAGGGCCCATAAAGTGTCTCATAAACTTATAATGAAAGGGTTAAGTCAGTTCAGGTCTGTAAAGAATGCTTTGAAAGAATTTATAAGCTCTAACTACTTACCTTACAAAATTGAAAGTTCAAGGGTTCTCAGCAGTTGAACAAAAGTAATGTTAGTAATTCTCAACTTTGACTAAAACTGCCTTCTAGTTTGAATAGTGTCTTTATGTTCTTTGTCTCCTTAATTCTGGAAAAGaatggtttcaaaaaaaaaaaataaatatatatatatatatatatatatatataaagataccTTAAAATATATGCTTCTTTTTTCAGGAAGCTGTGCTGAATGGTCTGGTGGCCACTGAGGTGTTGATGTGGTTTTATGTTGGAGAGATCATAGGCAAGCGTGGCATCATTGGCTATGATGTTTGAAGACCAATCTTTAACATCTGGttatatttgatttattatttgaGTGTTGTTGGACCATGTGTGATCAGACTGCTATCTGAATAAAATAAGATTTGTCAAAACTCAGTGTTTTTTCCATCAAATACTCCATGAAAGGTCACACTTTCTCTTGATATTAAGCTGGGTTGTCTTTAAACAACTCTAAATGCACATCTGTTTAGCCCAAAATTAGAAAGGATATATGTGGCGATATTAACCTGGTACATGAATATATGGggataacattttaatttaaaggtttggaatatatatatttaagcttTATTTCCAGAACAGTGAGGGTTAGGTCTTGGGAAAACTAGAATTTGCCACAGTAGGAGAAATGGTAGTACCATATGCCAGTGATAGAGATGAATCATGTCAGTAGTTAGAAAGAGTAACATTTCAACtgtttctctttgctaaaatCACAGAAAGACCCTATTAACAACATCTATGTCTGTAAGTCAGAGTACTTGTCATCTTGAATATAGCCTCCCCCAGAGAGAACAGGGTGGTATTCTAAGTATGTATCTTTCTAACATCTTTAACAGTAGGACAGAGCCCTACATTAGAAATCTGATTTTGATGTGTGTTATTCGTTTGTCTGGTTTTACTGCCTTCGCAAAAACAAAATGCCCTACAGATATTTCAACGAGGTTATAATTTAGCATCTTCCTGGGATCTAAATAGTATATTACATCCTGAAGTAAATGAAATGATTGGTATTAGTCTGTCTTCTGGAGCGATTTTATTGGGTATATAGGAGAGATTGATCATTCCTTGGCTTTTCCCAGGGATCTTAAAATCCTTAATTGACTCACTGGTACTTTCCTAAATCCACTGTTATTCCTGCAGCCACAGCAAAACATACAATACCAACTGATGATAACCAAAAGGTGGttgcatatttattataaaagcaTTATGGCTCACAATATAGTATTATTAATCCTTTAATAGTGTTGAACCTTTATCCAGTCAATCCCAAATTTACCCACTGCATTTAGAACACTGCTATTTTAGCCTAATAAATGGCACAGCTTATCTAAGTGATAGGCAAGAAAGTTCCCATAGAGACTACCACGCTGCTAAAATGTGAAGTAATGCCTAACTTACTCCTGCAATAAACAGGTGGTCAAAACTGAAACGACCTCTTTTCAAAAAGTGCTCAAAAAGACTGATATGAGAATGGCAATCAGTTTCTTTTTCATACAGTGCATGATTATTCAAATTAACCGGAAAAAAACAAGATAGGAGATCAGCTACTAGTTAAAACCTACAGACACCTAGTTGATTAATGATATGTAATGTGATTGTTTATAACACCACTGTCACACCAGAAGATcctcaaaataaacatttactacTCACTTCACTGCAGCTTCCTCTTTTGCCATACAGAACACCCCTGTTCTCCCCTGTGGCTAATAGTGCATGTACGGAATTTTCTTAGGTTAAAAAATAGCAGTGAGCTCCTTGAAGTGGCCACTTGACTTCACCaggcttgtttctcttttttttttttttttgtcctcatCAACCCCAAATGTCTTCTAACAGAATTACTGAGGCTTTCACTGAATTTGTGTGCTGCCAAGTGTTTGTCATTGGCAAACTCGGTGTTTATTGTGCACCTAAGCTCTAGGCACAATTAAAATGGCAGAAACATTCAGGAACAAGACTGTTACCTGTTTCACAGAGTTTGATCTGGTAAGACAGGTAATTAGGCATGCAATTACTGTAAGATATGAGAAGTACTATAATGAGGGAAGGGGAAGGTATGCTTGAAAGGCTAAtccagggctgggcgcagtggttcacgcctgtaatcccagcactttggaaggctgaggcgggcggatcccgaggtcaggaatttgagaccagcctggccaatatagtgaaaccctgtctctactaaaaatacaaaaattagccaggtgtggtgacgtgcacctgtagtcccagctactcgggaggctgaggcaggagaatcacttgaacccgggaggtggaggttgcagtgagccaagatcactccactgcactccagcctgggcaacagagtgggactcgtctcaaaaaaaaaaaaaggaaggctaACCCAGATGAGAAGGAGGTTCAAGAGAAGTTGTCAGAGATGATAGTAACTATATAAACCAGGAAAGTAAGTTAGCCAAGAAGAATGGAGCAAGGTATGCTGGGCGGGTGAAACAACCTGTGCAAAAGCTATTGTCAGAAAAAGTGTAGTACATTGATGATCTGAGAGTGTAAGTGTGGCCAAACTGCCAGGCAGAGGAGAGCACTGAGGTAAAGCCAGAGATGGTGGGGACCAGATTGTATTTTATGCCTATTAAGGCTTGGACTTCTTTAAGGACAATGAATGGAAAGCCATTGAAAGATTTTGACAAGGCACAGTCCTGCCCTGAAGTAACTTGTGTGGTCTAACATCAGCAGGTAATTTCAATTCCATGTAACAAAAGCCGGAATAGAAACCTGCAAACTTGCATAGGGTTCATGTAACAGTGCATGTGGTCCTGCAATTTTCTCAGTATGTAAAAGTAGAAGTAAGTACTCATTTAGTAGTAGGCATCACGAGGAGAGAGAACACAATGGTTAAGTCAAAGCCAGTTATACGAATATTTGTCACTGTGGTCCAAAGGTTTATTCCTAAGGAAACTGCTATCTATATGTAAGTAAATGAGGCTTTTTGTTGAGGCTTTCATCATTTCAAAACtaatgtggccaggcgcggtggctcacgcctataatcccagcactttgggaggctgaggtgggcagatcacgaggtcaagatatcaagaccatcctggccaacatggtgaaacccatctctactaagaatacaaaaattagctggacgtggtggcacatggctgtagtcccagctacttgggaagctgaggcaggagaatcacttgaatctgggaggcggaggttacagtgagccgagatggcaccactgcacttcagcctggcaaagagcgagactccatctcaaaaaaaaaaaaaaaaactaatgtgaggccgggtgtggtggctcacgcctataatcccagcactttgggcggatcacctgaggtcacgagttggagaccagcctgacgaacatggtgaaaccctgtctctactaaaaatataaaattagccgggcatcagCACACatgctactgggaggctgaggcgggagaatctcttgaacctgggaggcggaggttgcagtgg
This portion of the Macaca mulatta isolate MMU2019108-1 chromosome 14, T2T-MMU8v2.0, whole genome shotgun sequence genome encodes:
- the ATP5MG gene encoding ATP synthase F(0) complex subunit g, mitochondrial, yielding MAQFVRNLVEKTPALVNAAVTYSKPRLATFWYYAKVELVPPTPAEIPRAIQSLKKIVNSAQTGSFKQLTVKEAVLNGLVATEVLMWFYVGEIIGKRGIIGYDV